The Peribacillus simplex genome contains a region encoding:
- a CDS encoding MetQ/NlpA family ABC transporter substrate-binding protein has product MRNSFLFIIMSLSFVMLLSACSGSGSEKTASEDKKEIIFGFTPGPYSDQVKKGIEPYLKNKGYTVKYVEISDPNQPNFALAEGSIDVNVFQHTAFFKNFINENKLNLTETIKVPTAPMGLYTDIHGSKDELREGQKVAIPNDPANVARALRMLEQIGWLQLKKGYDPLTVSKKDIVDQKVKFSFVEVEQAQVPRILPDVDYAVANGYTILVSDRKLSSAIYLEDPPFEYQNFVAVRSEDKDKRFVKEIIDAYQSPDFQKAIESNKEFEGFHRPDYFK; this is encoded by the coding sequence ATGAGAAATTCATTTTTGTTTATCATCATGTCCCTATCATTCGTCATGCTGCTTTCAGCTTGCAGCGGCAGCGGCAGTGAAAAAACCGCGAGTGAAGATAAGAAAGAAATTATTTTCGGCTTCACTCCAGGCCCTTATAGTGACCAAGTGAAAAAAGGAATAGAACCCTACCTGAAAAATAAAGGATATACCGTTAAGTATGTGGAAATCAGCGACCCGAACCAACCAAATTTCGCCTTAGCGGAAGGCTCGATCGATGTTAATGTATTTCAGCATACAGCATTTTTCAAGAATTTCATCAATGAAAACAAACTGAATCTTACCGAAACCATTAAAGTCCCTACAGCACCTATGGGGTTATATACAGACATACATGGAAGCAAGGATGAACTGAGGGAGGGGCAAAAAGTGGCAATCCCCAACGATCCCGCTAACGTGGCACGAGCATTAAGAATGCTTGAACAAATTGGCTGGCTTCAATTAAAAAAGGGATACGATCCCCTGACTGTATCCAAAAAAGATATTGTGGATCAAAAGGTGAAATTTTCATTTGTTGAGGTGGAACAGGCTCAAGTTCCGCGAATCTTGCCTGATGTAGATTATGCGGTAGCCAATGGGTATACCATCTTGGTATCCGACCGGAAATTATCTTCTGCCATCTATTTAGAAGACCCCCCATTTGAATACCAAAATTTTGTGGCGGTAAGATCCGAAGATAAAGACAAGCGATTCGTGAAGGAAATCATTGACGCCTACCAATCCCCTGACTTTCAAAAAGCGATTGAAAGCAATAAAGAGTTTGAAGGCTTTCACCGGCCTGATTATTTTAAATGA
- a CDS encoding methionine ABC transporter ATP-binding protein, which produces MIKFNNVCKTFSVKNKLFTAVSHVNLDIKENEIYGIIGFSGAGKSTLLRMGNLLEKPTEGTIAINDLILSDLSGKQLREARNKIGMVFQHFNLLANRTVQGNVSLALELANVPKHERAKIIAESLQIVDLSDKANHYPAQLSGGQKQRVAIARAISTRPNVLLCDEPTSSLDPQTTQSILAYLKKINETYGVTILIVTHEMDVIRRLANRVAVMENGKIIEELNLADNRTIPTTKIGKILLKHESEEVKVSV; this is translated from the coding sequence ATGATAAAGTTTAATAATGTTTGTAAAACCTTTTCTGTCAAAAACAAATTATTCACTGCGGTTTCCCATGTAAATCTTGATATTAAGGAAAATGAAATATATGGGATCATCGGTTTTAGCGGGGCAGGTAAATCTACTTTACTGCGCATGGGCAACCTGCTGGAAAAGCCTACGGAAGGTACGATTGCGATAAATGATTTGATCCTTAGTGATTTATCCGGCAAACAACTTCGGGAAGCACGCAACAAAATCGGGATGGTTTTCCAGCATTTCAACCTCTTGGCAAACCGAACGGTGCAAGGAAATGTCAGCCTCGCATTGGAACTTGCCAATGTACCAAAACATGAGCGCGCCAAAATCATTGCCGAGTCCCTGCAAATCGTAGATCTATCTGATAAGGCAAATCATTATCCAGCCCAGCTCTCTGGCGGACAAAAGCAAAGAGTCGCGATTGCCCGTGCCATAAGCACAAGACCAAATGTATTGCTTTGTGATGAGCCCACCTCTTCACTTGATCCACAAACCACTCAATCCATCCTGGCCTATCTAAAAAAAATAAACGAAACCTATGGTGTGACCATCCTGATCGTGACTCATGAAATGGATGTAATTCGAAGATTAGCAAATAGGGTGGCGGTCATGGAAAATGGGAAAATCATCGAGGAATTGAACTTAGCGGATAATAGAACCATACCCACAACAAAAATCGGTAAAATTCTATTAAAACATGAATCTGAAGAGGTGAAGGTAAGTGTTTGA
- a CDS encoding methionine ABC transporter permease has translation MFDNIISLLPEIYLGVGQTFLMVGIAILAAILLGLPLGFLTFLTSKEQLLEQTILNNVLNAMINTVRSFPFIILLIALIPFTRTLLGTSVGPLAASIPLSIAAIPFLARLVEQSLREVPKGTIEAAVAMGGSPFQIISKVLLLEARSGLLLGLTVTAVSFISYSAIAGVVGGGGIGDLAIRYGYYRFQTDIMITTVFLLIIIVQSVQFAGNYLSAKLDKR, from the coding sequence GTGTTTGATAATATCATCTCCTTACTCCCTGAAATTTACTTAGGTGTGGGCCAAACATTTTTAATGGTGGGAATAGCGATATTGGCAGCTATCTTATTAGGCCTCCCGCTTGGTTTCCTTACATTTTTGACTTCAAAGGAACAATTACTCGAACAGACTATCTTAAATAACGTTTTAAATGCCATGATCAACACGGTCCGTTCATTCCCATTCATCATTTTACTGATTGCTCTCATCCCATTTACACGAACATTATTGGGAACATCCGTAGGTCCGCTGGCCGCCTCCATCCCACTATCGATAGCTGCCATTCCGTTTTTAGCCCGGCTTGTTGAACAATCTTTGCGTGAGGTGCCAAAAGGAACAATTGAGGCAGCCGTTGCGATGGGCGGATCCCCCTTCCAGATCATTAGCAAAGTCTTATTATTAGAAGCGCGTTCCGGTCTCCTGTTAGGCCTCACTGTTACTGCCGTTTCTTTCATATCCTATTCAGCCATTGCCGGGGTCGTAGGAGGCGGGGGAATTGGCGACTTGGCCATTCGTTATGGATACTACCGTTTTCAAACCGACATCATGATAACAACCGTATTCCTTCTTATCATCATTGTTCAATCCGTCCAATTCGCCGGAAATTATCTATCTGCTAAACTTGATAAAAGGTGA
- a CDS encoding LLM class flavin-dependent oxidoreductase, producing MSVHFYWYVPTNGDGEYLGLDEPQRKPTLDYIVNVAKAAEEAGFEGILIPTGIPYLDSWVVGSAIIHHTRTIKPLIAFRPGFIAPTVAAKMAATLDQFSEGRMLVNVVTGGSAKELGQDGDFVEHNERYARTGEFLDVVQKSWTEEKVNHIGDYFTVSDGVLNPSIHQSPNIPIYFGGSSDAAKEIAAKSADVYLQWGEPAEQIEQQINDVKQRARKYGRQLEYGVRIHVIVRDEENEAWEAARKIISRAGRGSLENMNHYYETTDSVAQKRMNELTKNKERFGRYGWSGIGKIRKGAGTAIVGTPEQVREGLQEYIDIGVKHFILSGFPHLEEAERFGRTVRPLFGEKVL from the coding sequence ATGTCTGTGCATTTTTACTGGTATGTGCCTACAAATGGCGATGGAGAATACTTAGGACTAGACGAGCCACAGAGGAAACCCACTTTGGATTATATAGTAAATGTTGCTAAAGCGGCAGAAGAGGCAGGTTTTGAAGGGATTTTGATTCCAACAGGCATTCCTTACCTAGATTCATGGGTAGTGGGCTCTGCCATCATTCATCATACAAGAACGATCAAGCCATTGATCGCCTTTCGCCCAGGATTCATTGCTCCTACGGTTGCCGCAAAAATGGCCGCGACCCTTGACCAATTCTCGGAAGGGCGAATGCTTGTCAATGTAGTTACTGGAGGTTCGGCAAAAGAATTGGGGCAGGATGGTGACTTCGTTGAGCATAATGAGCGATATGCCAGAACAGGTGAATTCCTTGATGTGGTACAAAAATCATGGACGGAAGAAAAAGTGAATCATATAGGAGACTATTTCACGGTCAGCGACGGAGTGCTGAATCCAAGTATCCACCAAAGTCCGAATATTCCGATTTATTTTGGCGGTTCATCCGATGCAGCAAAGGAAATTGCCGCTAAATCTGCCGATGTTTATTTGCAATGGGGAGAACCAGCGGAGCAAATTGAACAACAAATCAATGATGTCAAACAGAGAGCCAGGAAGTATGGAAGGCAATTGGAATATGGTGTCAGGATTCATGTGATCGTTCGGGACGAGGAAAATGAGGCATGGGAAGCAGCGAGGAAAATAATAAGCAGAGCAGGCAGGGGATCTTTGGAAAATATGAATCATTACTATGAAACGACGGATTCGGTGGCTCAAAAGCGGATGAATGAATTAACGAAGAACAAGGAACGTTTTGGAAGATATGGATGGTCGGGAATCGGGAAAATCAGAAAAGGAGCAGGTACAGCCATTGTAGGCACCCCTGAACAAGTGAGGGAAGGCCTGCAGGAATATATCGATATTGGCGTCAAGCATTTTATCCTATCGGGCTTTCCACACTTGGAAGAGGCAGAAAGATTTGGGAGGACGGTGCGGCCATTATTTGGAGAAAAGGTTTTATGA
- a CDS encoding 4-hydroxyphenylacetate 3-hydroxylase family protein: MKINKRSRLAESLKDGRNVWLDGKKIDDLYAHHAFRGTLDTLTHLLDMLDSPEEQKIVGYESPKTKEFVHKSFLIPKDMEELISRRKAFELWSRKTYGVMSRLSDYANSMVTGYYIDRDFFNQYDSGFSKKITEYYEQARDERRIVIQAILDPQIDRSKPGDEQEDALLKVIKETEEGIVVRGAKMIATASPYAHDVIIMPHQKLTPDKKKQANMCIIPLNLPGLQIVCRESFASRDQKKHPISAQFDEMDAVLLFDDVLIPWERVLIRGSAEGVFEAQRHQQLNCLAHHQTVVRLLTKLQFVAGVATAIAQSIGVDQFLQVKEKLGELYTQIDSIEALLIASEIQGSLNEKGVYLPALVPLQTARNLGTRHYPRAIEILKQIGAGGFIQLPSTTIEESNELIPLLEKYFRGANVDAVTKTSLFQIGWELIGSTLGSRHDLYERLYTGDPIRTFAMQYETYDKEPLKRRLHHFLEEVNGKGNRDDRKQSVSSTT; the protein is encoded by the coding sequence ATGAAGATCAATAAAAGAAGCCGGCTTGCCGAAAGTTTGAAAGATGGAAGAAATGTTTGGCTTGATGGAAAGAAAATAGACGATTTATATGCCCATCATGCTTTCAGAGGCACCTTGGACACATTAACACATTTGTTAGATATGCTGGATTCACCTGAGGAACAAAAGATTGTCGGGTATGAAAGTCCAAAAACAAAGGAATTTGTTCACAAATCTTTTCTTATCCCCAAAGACATGGAAGAGCTGATTTCAAGAAGAAAGGCTTTTGAATTATGGTCGCGGAAAACTTATGGAGTGATGAGCCGATTATCTGACTATGCGAATTCGATGGTTACAGGCTACTACATTGATAGGGATTTCTTTAACCAATATGATTCAGGATTTTCCAAGAAAATCACGGAATACTATGAACAGGCCAGGGATGAACGACGTATTGTGATCCAGGCCATACTTGATCCTCAGATCGATAGGTCAAAGCCAGGTGATGAACAGGAAGATGCTTTATTGAAAGTGATAAAGGAAACGGAGGAAGGAATCGTCGTTAGAGGTGCGAAAATGATTGCTACCGCTTCCCCGTATGCACACGATGTCATCATCATGCCGCATCAGAAACTGACTCCTGATAAAAAGAAGCAAGCAAATATGTGCATTATCCCTTTGAATCTTCCTGGCCTGCAAATTGTCTGTCGTGAATCATTCGCCTCAAGAGATCAAAAGAAACATCCAATAAGTGCACAATTTGATGAAATGGACGCTGTTTTATTATTTGATGATGTGTTGATTCCTTGGGAACGTGTACTTATAAGGGGATCCGCAGAAGGGGTGTTTGAAGCGCAGCGGCACCAGCAATTAAACTGTCTCGCCCATCATCAAACGGTTGTCCGGCTGCTGACGAAACTTCAATTCGTTGCAGGGGTGGCTACGGCCATCGCTCAATCGATCGGTGTCGATCAATTCTTGCAAGTGAAGGAGAAGCTTGGTGAACTTTATACCCAAATCGATAGTATAGAGGCGTTGCTCATTGCCTCGGAGATCCAAGGATCACTAAACGAAAAGGGTGTTTATCTACCTGCTCTCGTACCCTTGCAAACGGCACGAAATCTTGGAACCCGCCATTATCCAAGAGCGATCGAGATTTTAAAACAAATCGGGGCAGGCGGTTTTATTCAGCTCCCTTCTACAACGATAGAGGAAAGCAACGAACTCATTCCATTATTAGAAAAGTATTTTAGAGGAGCGAATGTCGATGCCGTCACTAAAACGTCTTTATTTCAAATAGGATGGGAACTGATAGGAAGCACATTGGGATCGAGGCATGATCTGTATGAAAGGTTGTATACCGGGGATCCCATTCGAACCTTCGCCATGCAGTATGAAACCTATGATAAGGAGCCATTAAAACGAAGACTCCACCATTTTTTGGAGGAGGTAAATGGAAAGGGGAATCGTGATGATCGAAAACAATCGGTATCTTCAACGACTTAA
- a CDS encoding LLM class flavin-dependent oxidoreductase — translation MKFSIWGANLSGGFLRANVEQNTDGSMEYNRKLAKMADQLQVDSILYAIRYVGSIGGSSADKGQLDPLSVITALAGDTENVHFIAAVLPGFIHPATLAKVGSSIDIISKGRFHINLVSGWFKEEQEMFGIEWIKHEERYKRSREYLEVLKGLWTTDHFSYQGDYYQISNAILAPKPIQKPYPPIYQGGNSKDSQEMAGELSDYYFMNGASIVELQEQMEYVKAVARKHGREVKFAVNAFVIARKTEEEAKSEYQYIIERADDTAIAQFKNRKDTKGMWKNASSISDFVANNEGFRTGLIGSYESVAIKIQELQAIGIDKILLTFRNALQELPDFYKNVNNRLESEFIKK, via the coding sequence ATGAAATTTTCAATCTGGGGAGCTAATTTATCCGGTGGTTTCTTACGGGCAAACGTAGAACAAAATACGGATGGAAGTATGGAATACAATCGTAAACTTGCAAAAATGGCAGACCAGCTACAAGTTGACTCCATCCTTTATGCCATTCGCTATGTTGGCAGTATTGGAGGTAGCTCGGCGGATAAGGGGCAACTTGATCCTTTATCGGTTATTACTGCTTTGGCAGGGGATACCGAAAACGTTCATTTCATTGCTGCGGTTTTACCGGGTTTCATTCATCCTGCAACCCTCGCTAAAGTAGGTTCGAGCATCGATATTATCTCAAAAGGGAGATTTCACATTAATTTGGTCAGCGGCTGGTTTAAAGAAGAACAAGAAATGTTTGGGATAGAATGGATTAAGCACGAAGAGCGATATAAACGTTCAAGGGAATACCTGGAGGTTTTAAAGGGATTGTGGACGACCGATCATTTTTCTTATCAAGGAGACTATTATCAAATCAGTAATGCTATATTGGCACCGAAACCTATTCAAAAACCATATCCACCAATCTATCAAGGCGGGAATTCAAAGGATTCCCAAGAGATGGCAGGGGAATTATCCGACTATTACTTTATGAATGGGGCTTCCATAGTGGAGTTGCAAGAGCAAATGGAATATGTGAAGGCTGTAGCACGAAAGCATGGTCGTGAAGTGAAGTTTGCCGTTAATGCCTTTGTCATTGCCAGAAAAACGGAAGAGGAGGCAAAAAGCGAATATCAGTATATTATCGAACGCGCAGACGATACGGCAATAGCACAGTTCAAAAACCGTAAAGATACAAAAGGAATGTGGAAAAATGCCTCTTCAATTAGTGATTTTGTAGCCAATAATGAGGGATTCAGGACAGGGCTAATCGGCAGTTACGAATCGGTTGCGATCAAAATCCAGGAACTTCAAGCGATCGGAATTGATAAGATCCTATTAACTTTTCGGAATGCACTACAAGAATTGCCGGACTTTTATAAAAACGTAAACAATCGTTTGGAATCAGAGTTCATAAAGAAATAA
- a CDS encoding IS3 family transposase (programmed frameshift) — translation MTKYSLELKLKAVLAYLEGMDSFRTVANQFNISLTPLKQWVAHYKEHGIEGLMSTYTNYDISFKMDVLNYMNDFGVSSTQAAAVYNIASPSTITNWLKQLEEYGVYALETKKKGRPSLKKETKKKPVEGSLEALQAENERLRAENAYFKKVESLSSRKRSVRTQKAKVVHELRGDFNLKLLLSVANLSRSTYYYWINAFGRQDKYEEIKPVIQEIFHTNKGRYGYRRITLELRNRGISLNHKTVLRLMKELGLKCLVRMKKYRSYKGKIGKVAPNILNRNFKATKPNQKWVTDVTEFHLHGEKLYLSPILDLFNGEIIAYNIESRPVYPLVSKMLDQAFMRLESKDSPVLHSDQGWHYQMKQYSHDLKRHNIIQSMSRKGNCLDNAVIENFFGLLKSELLYLHEFESMEHFKQELEEYIHYYNHQRIKVKLKGMSPVDYRVHALKAA, via the exons ATGACAAAATATTCATTAGAGTTGAAATTAAAAGCTGTCCTTGCTTATTTAGAAGGAATGGACTCATTCAGAACTGTAGCCAATCAATTTAATATCAGTTTGACTCCTTTAAAGCAATGGGTGGCGCATTATAAAGAACATGGGATAGAAGGGCTAATGTCCACCTATACAAATTATGATATTAGCTTTAAGATGGATGTACTAAACTATATGAACGATTTTGGAGTGTCTAGTACCCAAGCAGCTGCTGTGTATAACATTGCTTCTCCTTCTACTATTACTAATTGGCTAAAGCAATTGGAGGAGTACGGAGTTTACGCTCTTGAAACGAAGAAAAAGGGGCGTCCATCCTTGAAAAAAGAAACGAAGAAAAAACCAGTAGAAGGGTCATTAGAGGCATTACAGGCTGAAAATGAAAGATTACGTGCAGAGAATGCATATT TTAAAAAAGTTGAGAGCCTTAGTTCAAGAAAGCGAAGCGTCCGAACGCAAAAAGCAAAAGTAGTACATGAACTAAGGGGAGATTTTAATTTAAAGCTACTTCTGTCAGTCGCAAATCTCTCAAGGAGTACCTATTATTATTGGATAAACGCCTTCGGGCGTCAGGATAAATACGAAGAAATAAAGCCAGTTATCCAGGAGATATTTCATACGAATAAAGGGAGATACGGGTATCGTCGCATTACATTGGAATTACGTAATAGAGGGATTTCATTGAACCATAAAACGGTCCTTCGATTGATGAAGGAGTTGGGACTAAAGTGTCTGGTCCGTATGAAGAAATACCGTTCATACAAAGGCAAGATTGGAAAGGTTGCGCCTAATATCCTCAATCGTAATTTTAAGGCAACAAAGCCAAATCAAAAATGGGTTACGGACGTAACTGAATTTCATTTACACGGTGAGAAGTTGTATTTATCGCCCATTCTAGATTTATTTAATGGAGAGATCATTGCTTACAATATCGAATCACGTCCTGTTTATCCCTTAGTCTCCAAGATGCTAGACCAAGCCTTTATGCGATTGGAATCGAAAGATTCCCCCGTTCTCCATTCAGATCAGGGCTGGCATTACCAGATGAAACAATACTCACATGATTTGAAAAGACATAATATTATACAAAGCATGTCCCGCAAGGGAAATTGTCTTGATAATGCGGTCATTGAAAACTTCTTTGGCTTATTAAAATCCGAATTACTCTATCTTCATGAATTTGAAAGCATGGAGCATTTCAAACAAGAACTAGAAGAATATATCCATTACTACAATCATCAACGAATCAAGGTAAAATTAAAAGGCATGAGCCCAGTAGATTACCGGGTTCATGCCCTCAAGGCTGCCTAA
- a CDS encoding 4-hydroxyphenylacetate 3-hydroxylase family protein gives MERGIVMIENNRYLQRLNDGRNIWLDGDIIKNVAEHPAFKGTVHTIQSLLDLQTKTGSKSLLTYKTEEGFDANLSFFVPRTHKDLEKKRLAYQHWADQTFGVMSRLSEYSRSIITGWFANRSEYEDAHPGFSEKIESYYYQSRNLDLLSTVAGHDPQKDRSKTLVEKKPGILHISRKNREGIYVRGAKMIATAAPYVDEILIFSYHRRGENEREFANVFFVPVNAKGLHIVCRESFADEREEDHPLSARFDEMDAVLIFDDVFIPWERVLVQEDPEFAWKLRCDAPSSLLSQHQTVVRLVSKLESVAAIGNELAETAGATQFLHVKEKLAELIIQLETIKALLLASEYKAKMHNGIMLPDQDFLTTARNLGTRFYPRALEIIQQIGAGGLLQVPSSLKELEGPIGPLLKEYYQGTETSAVDRTRLIKLSWDLLGSPLASRHELYERFYSGDPVRTYAAQYTNYKKKQNLVDYAYGILK, from the coding sequence ATGGAAAGGGGAATCGTGATGATCGAAAACAATCGGTATCTTCAACGACTTAATGATGGGAGAAATATCTGGTTAGATGGGGATATCATCAAGAACGTAGCGGAACATCCTGCCTTTAAAGGAACGGTCCATACGATTCAGTCATTGCTGGACTTACAAACAAAAACAGGCAGTAAATCCTTGCTGACATACAAGACGGAGGAAGGGTTTGATGCGAACCTGTCATTCTTCGTTCCAAGGACACATAAGGATCTGGAAAAAAAACGTTTGGCGTATCAGCATTGGGCCGATCAGACTTTTGGAGTCATGAGCCGTCTATCTGAATACTCCCGTTCCATAATTACTGGTTGGTTCGCGAACCGTTCAGAGTATGAAGATGCACATCCAGGTTTTTCAGAAAAAATAGAAAGCTATTACTATCAATCCCGTAATCTTGATTTATTGTCAACAGTTGCAGGGCATGATCCACAAAAGGATCGTTCAAAGACATTAGTGGAAAAGAAACCGGGAATTTTACATATCAGCCGTAAAAATCGTGAAGGAATCTATGTTCGCGGTGCGAAAATGATTGCGACAGCTGCTCCGTATGTTGATGAAATTTTAATCTTTTCCTATCACAGGAGAGGGGAAAATGAACGTGAATTCGCAAATGTTTTCTTTGTTCCTGTCAATGCCAAAGGATTGCATATCGTTTGCAGGGAGTCGTTTGCTGATGAACGAGAGGAGGATCATCCGCTAAGTGCACGTTTTGACGAAATGGATGCCGTCTTGATTTTTGATGACGTATTCATCCCTTGGGAGCGGGTGCTTGTTCAAGAGGATCCTGAATTTGCCTGGAAGCTTCGTTGTGATGCCCCTTCATCACTGCTTAGCCAGCATCAAACTGTAGTGAGGCTTGTCAGCAAACTGGAAAGTGTCGCAGCAATCGGAAATGAATTGGCGGAAACGGCTGGTGCTACACAATTTTTACATGTGAAAGAGAAGCTTGCAGAATTGATCATCCAGCTTGAAACCATTAAGGCATTACTGCTCGCTTCGGAATATAAAGCGAAAATGCATAATGGCATAATGCTTCCTGATCAAGATTTTTTAACGACAGCCAGAAATCTGGGAACGAGATTCTACCCAAGGGCATTGGAAATCATCCAGCAAATTGGTGCAGGAGGATTGTTACAGGTCCCATCCAGCTTGAAAGAATTGGAAGGTCCCATAGGTCCTTTGTTAAAAGAGTATTACCAGGGTACAGAAACATCTGCCGTGGATAGGACCCGATTAATTAAACTGTCGTGGGATTTATTAGGGAGTCCGCTTGCATCACGTCATGAGTTATATGAACGATTTTATTCCGGTGATCCTGTCAGAACATACGCTGCACAGTACACAAATTATAAAAAAAAGCAGAATCTCGTGGATTATGCTTATGGGATTTTAAAATAA
- a CDS encoding LysM peptidoglycan-binding domain-containing protein: MKIHVVNRGDSLWGISQQYGVSINRIVRINGLENPDKLVIGLALLIPEPYLQYRVQQGDTLNNIANQFGITVQEIMQLNRITNPSAIYPGQRLTIPVIYHTVRERDTLYDIARRYGTTVQAIMQMNRITDPSNIHIGRIIRIPQKPKPIIEVNGFTNVYGQAGAEQVREVAHHLTYVSPFGYRMRKDGSLEVIDDTPTIRAAQSTGVLPMMCITNFSATEAGTQLAHTILSDLNLVETLLTNVIKTMKDKGYRGLNIDFESVAPEDREFYNRFLQRAVDRLHPEGYFVSSSLAPKTSGNQKGALVEAHDYPVHGRLLDFVVLMTYEWGYRKGPPQAISPINEIKRVLDYAVTVIPTNKIFIGFQIYARDWLIPHEEGQEAETFDMQEAIRRAVQYNAEIKYDETAQSPYYRYKDNQGRTHEVWFEDARSAKAKFDLVKIYRSRGLSYWVLGYPFPQNWELLGDTFIVRKL, translated from the coding sequence GTGAAAATCCATGTGGTGAATAGGGGGGATTCTTTGTGGGGAATTTCCCAGCAATATGGTGTCAGTATCAACCGGATTGTTCGGATCAATGGACTTGAAAATCCAGATAAGCTGGTGATTGGCCTAGCTCTTTTGATTCCTGAACCTTATCTTCAGTACAGGGTTCAGCAAGGGGATACTCTAAATAATATCGCAAATCAGTTTGGAATTACGGTACAGGAAATCATGCAATTGAATCGCATCACAAATCCTTCCGCCATCTATCCAGGGCAGAGACTAACCATCCCGGTTATTTATCATACCGTAAGGGAACGGGATACCCTTTATGATATAGCAAGACGTTATGGAACGACAGTTCAAGCCATTATGCAGATGAATCGGATTACAGATCCGTCCAATATCCATATCGGACGGATCATAAGGATTCCCCAGAAACCAAAACCGATCATTGAAGTAAATGGTTTTACAAACGTTTACGGGCAAGCCGGTGCGGAGCAGGTACGTGAAGTAGCCCACCATTTGACTTACGTAAGTCCATTTGGTTATAGAATGAGGAAAGATGGCAGCTTAGAGGTCATAGATGACACCCCGACGATACGGGCGGCACAGTCGACTGGCGTCCTACCCATGATGTGCATAACGAATTTTTCCGCGACGGAAGCGGGAACTCAGCTTGCACATACGATACTTTCCGATTTAAATTTAGTGGAAACATTATTAACCAACGTCATAAAAACGATGAAAGATAAAGGGTATCGTGGGTTGAATATCGATTTTGAAAGTGTAGCACCAGAGGACCGTGAGTTCTATAATCGCTTTCTCCAAAGAGCAGTGGATCGATTGCATCCTGAGGGCTACTTTGTGTCATCCTCCCTTGCCCCAAAAACTAGCGGCAATCAAAAGGGAGCATTGGTTGAGGCACATGATTATCCAGTTCACGGACGGCTTCTCGACTTCGTGGTGCTGATGACATATGAATGGGGTTACCGAAAAGGGCCGCCGCAGGCAATCTCCCCCATTAATGAAATAAAGCGTGTCCTTGACTATGCCGTAACGGTGATACCAACAAATAAAATCTTCATAGGATTTCAAATTTATGCACGGGACTGGCTTATTCCTCATGAAGAGGGGCAGGAAGCAGAGACTTTCGACATGCAGGAAGCCATCAGACGCGCCGTCCAATATAATGCTGAAATAAAATATGACGAGACAGCCCAATCACCTTATTATAGGTACAAAGATAATCAGGGACGCACACATGAAGTTTGGTTTGAGGACGCACGCAGTGCTAAAGCCAAATTCGACCTGGTGAAGATTTACAGGTCAAGGGGTCTCAGTTATTGGGTACTTGGTTATCCTTTCCCCCAGAATTGGGAACTGCTTGGGGATACATTTATTGTACGGAAACTGTAG